The Leishmania braziliensis MHOM/BR/75/M2904 complete genome, chromosome 25 genome includes a region encoding these proteins:
- a CDS encoding putative serine/threonine protein kinase (fragment) has product MTTAGSGPPVGSSSTLDLDEMINYVIQCKPLSEQQVARLCEKVKEVLEKENNVHAVRAPVTVCGDVHGQFHDLLELFKIGGLPPDTNYLFMGDYVDRGYYSVETVTLLLLYKLRYPSDYFFLRANKKSVKITRGLAFT; this is encoded by the coding sequence ATGACGACGGCCGGCAGCGGGCCCCCGGTGGGGTCCAGCAGCACGCTGGACTTGGATGAGATGATTAATTACGTCATCCAGTGCAAGCCGCTCAGTGAACAGCAGGTGGCACGTCTGTGcgagaaggtgaaggaggtACTAGAGAAGGAGAACAACGTGCACGCGGTGCGGGCGCCAGTCACCGTATGCGGCGACGTGCATGGCCAATTTCACGACCTGCTCGAACTTTTCAAGATTGGTGGGCTTCCACCGGACACGAACTATCTATTCATGGGCGACTACGTGGATCGCGGCTACTACAGTGTCGAGACGGTgacgctgcttctcctctaCAAGCTACGATACCCCAGCGACTACTTTTTTCTCCGGGCAAACAAGAAATCCGTCAAAATTACCAGGGGTTTGGCTTTTACA
- a CDS encoding putative protein transport protein Sec24C, with translation MLGSGSRDVSRPLRPLARQPPARVVNVRAVPNPERSIQRNSGAPVEYLTCTNEPPYATVNFVGLDNGNANSKFFRPSMLCAPGEERLVKDSHVPFGAILAPLCQPLHNKEVVPLVKQPKPPVRCHRCRGYMSCHAQVLEMGRKWECPLCEVTNDVADDLPITDGMGGRVSVADHPELSFGSVEFDVDDFPEYALRTETGVVLPNRPLHHLFLIDISRDAGQRFLADYAEAIRAALQRMAELTPECRVSFITFASQLHFYNFRHPDIPQLCVPDVENPFAPLPFTSLCWLEVGAELERLENFLTRLPRLAVDADESDCVLGAAVKAATLVLAGQHGGRVIMCAGRHPQRGIGHIVLREQHKLYGTDREKELLRPIEGFWTTTAAAAARQQISFDLFMFATGYCELVTLSNVCHVTNGRVLLFNNYDPLVDNTKVSASMQQLLTEEAGYAGILRVRCSTGLHVQRYRGHYLSQTVQDMDLASITGSSTFFVEFAHEDNLPKDNYAHYQSALLYTTRSGHRRVRVQSCRLRVASSLTVLFRNMDLEAVLFGFIQDTMAEAVNKGPRQARQGMTDRLIKAFLCYRQYCASEKAGGDYEDVKTTIRDKKNTLLMPPRLKLLPVYLLCLMKSDALTEGTIVHIDHRVASIFDLVSMPAHKLLNYLYPSLFCLDDLESDPAIGTLDVATGDCILPHHRQLLFDSVARDGTYLLCDEQARLVYMWIGENVPPKVASTLFGTSDVGSVCVVGGPGEECFSERLRNVLYALMLREDGMRRLIVIHHGERSEDSFFKELKEEMCTNKMGYDEYLTHLHRTIQTRVSSGW, from the coding sequence ATGCTGGGCAGTGGTAGCCGCGACGTCAGTCGCCCGCTGCGCCCCTTGGCTCGACAGCCGCCGGCGCGCGTTGTGAACGTGCGCGCCGTACCAAACCCGGAGCGTAGCATCCAGCGCAACAGCGGTGCCCCGGTCGAGTACCTAACGTGCACGAACGAGCCGCCCTACGCCACAGTCAACTTCGTCGGCCTCGACAACGGCAACGCTAACTCGAAGTTCTTTCGCCCATCCATGCTGTGTGCGCCTGGTGAAGAGCGACTCGTGAAGGACAGTCACGTCCCTTTCGGCGCCATCCTCGCACCGCTGTGTCAACCGCTCCACAACAAGGAGGTGGTCCCACTGGTAAAGCAGCCAAAGCCACCTgtgcgctgccaccgctgccgtggctACATGAGCTGCCACGCCCAAGTCCTCGAGATGGGCCGTAAGTGGGAGTGTCCACTGTGCGAGGTGACCAACGACGTCGCCGACGACTTACCCATTACTGATGGAATGGGGGGTCGGGTGAGCGTGGCGGATCACCCGGAATTGAGCTTTGGCAGTGTGGAGTTTGACGTCGACGACTTCCCTGAGTACGCGCTGCGCACGGAGACCGGTGTTGTGCTGCCCAACCGGCCGCTGCATCACCTGTTCCTCATCGACATCTCACGCGACGCGGGGCAGCGCTTTCTTGCCGACTACGCGGAGGCTATTCGGGCTGCCCTGCAGCGCATGGCAGAGCTGACGCCCGAGTGTAGGGTGTCCTTTATCACATTCGCTTCGCAGCTGCACTTCTACAACTTTCGCCACCCTGATATACCGCAGCTATGCGTGCCGGACGTCGAGAACCCGtttgcgccgctgccgttcacGAGTTTGTGCTGGCTGGAGGTAGgggcggagctggagcgcCTGGAGAACTTCCTGACTCGGTTACCGCGTTTGGCCGTCGACGCGGACGAGTCGGATTGCGTgctcggcgctgcggtgaagGCGGCGACGCTGGTATTGGCAGGGCAGCACGGTGGGCGTGTGATCATGTGCGCGGGCCGCCACCCGCAGCGCGGCATTGGACACATTGTGCTTCGCGAGCAGCACAAACTCTACGGCACCGATCGCGAGAAGGAGCTTCTGCGGCCCATCGAAGGTTTCTGGACAAccacggcagccgcggcggcgaggcagcagaTCTCTTTTGACTTGTTCATGTTTGCCACGGGGTATTGTGAGCTGGTGACGCTGTCCAACGTGTGCCACGTGACGAACGGTCGCGTTCTCCTCTTCAACAACTACGACCCACTTGTTGACAACACCAAGGTGAGCGCCtccatgcagcagctgctgaccgAGGAGGCCGGGTACGCTGGCATCCTGCGTGTTCGATGCAGCACCGGCCTCCATGTGCAGCGCTATCGGGGCCACTACCTCTCCCAGACGGTGCAGGACATGGACCTGGCCAGCATCACGGGCAGCTCCACGTTCTTTGTGGAGTTCGCGCATGAGGACAATCTGCCGAAGGACAACTACGCCCATTACCAGTCAGCACTGCTGTACACCACACGCTCTGGCCACCGTCGCGTGCGGGTGCAGTCGTGCCGGCTGcgcgtcgcctcctccttgaccGTTCTCTTCCGCAACATGGACCTGGAGGCGGTTCTGTTTGGCTTTATCCAAGATAccatggcggaggcggtgaacAAAGGCCCACGGCAGGCGCGCCAGGGGATGACGGACCGCCTCATCAAGGCCTTCTTGTGTTACCGCCAGTACTGCGCCTCGGAGAAGGCGGGTGGGGATTATGAAGACGTCAAGACCACCATCCGTGATAAGAAGAACACTCTCCTgatgccgccgcggctgaaGTTGCTCCCGGTCTACCTGCTGTGCCTGATGAAGTCTGACGCGCTAACAGAGGGCACCATCGTGCACATCGACCACCGCGTGGCCAGCATATTTGACCTTGTCTCGATGCCTGCCCACAAGCTGCTCAACTACCTatacccttctctcttctgcctgGACGACTTGGAGAGCGACCCGGCGATCGGTACGCTGGATGTGGCGACGGGAGACTGCATTCTACCGCACCATCGCCAGCTCCTCTTCGACAGCGTTGCGCGGGATGGCACGTACTTGCTATGCGACGAGCAGGCACGGCTCGTGTACATGTGGATTGGGGAAAATGTGCCGCCGAAGGTTGCGAGTACGTTATTCGGCACCTCTGATGTAGGctccgtgtgtgtggtcGGTGGGCCAGGCGAGGAGTGCTTCAGTGAGCGCCTGCGCAACGTCCTCTACGCGCTCATGCTGCGCGAGGATGGCATGCGGCGTCTCATCGTGATTCACCACGGTGAGCGCTCTGAGGACTCCTTCTTCAAGGAGCTCAAGGAGGAGATGTGTACCAACAAGATGGGCTACGACGAGTACTTGACGCATCTGCACCGCACAATCCAGACGCGGGTGTCGTCAGGCTGGTGa